One window of the Trifolium pratense cultivar HEN17-A07 linkage group LG2, ARS_RC_1.1, whole genome shotgun sequence genome contains the following:
- the LOC123909380 gene encoding gibberellin 20 oxidase 2-like, protein MDSCQLLCEFQVQPHVPKNFIWPKEYLEDAHEELQAPIVDLDGFLKGNNEATKNASKLINEACLNHGFFQVINHGIDMNLIAKAYDEMDTIFKLSLDRKMSVYKEHGSMWGYSGGHAHRFSSKLPWKETFSFPYYHVNNALKPVVTNYFKSTLGDDFEQAGMTFEKYCKAMKELAMKLTELLAISLGVNDPLHYRELFEEGCSIMRCNNYPCCQQPSLVLGTGPHCDPTSITLLHQDQVGGLQVFVDNKWNTVRPLPNALVVNIGDTFMALSNGRYKSCLHRAVVNKHKERRSLAFFLCPKDDKVVRPPKDIISSDGTKHYPDFTWSDLLEFTQNHYRADESTLSNFTNWLLSSKPQI, encoded by the exons ATGGATTCATGTCAATTGTTGTGTGAGTTTCAAGTTCAACCCCACGTACCAAAAAATTTCATTTGGCCAAAAGAGTATCTAGAAGATGCTCATGAAGAACTCCAAGCACCAATAGTAGATCTTGATGGATTTCTCAAAGGGAACAATGAAGCCACAAAAAATGCATCTAAGCTCATAAATGAAGCTTGTTTAAACCATGGTTTTTTCCAAGTCATTAATCATGGTATTGATATGAACCTCATTGCTAAAGCTTATGATGAAATGGACACTATTTTTAAACTATCACTTGATAGGAAAATGAGTGTTTATAAGGAACATGGTTCTATGTGGGGTTATTCAGGTGGTCATGCTCATCGTTTCTCTTCTAAATTGCCATGGAAGGAAACTTTCTCTTTCCCATATTATCATGTCAACAATGCCTTGAAGCCTGTTGTCACTAACTACTTCAAATCTACCTTAGGGGATGATTTTGAACAAGCTGG AATGACATTTGAGAAATACTGCAAGGCAATGAAAGAGTTGGCAATGAAGCTAACAGAACTATTAGCAATAAGCTTAGGAGTGAACGATCCATTGCATTACAGAGAGTTGTTTGAAGAAGGTTGTTCCATCATGAGATGCAACAATTACCCATGTTGTCAACAACCTAGTCTTGTCCTTGGGACAGGACCTCATTGTGATCCAACCTCTATAACACTACTTCACCAAGATCAAGTTGGAGGGCTTCAAGTATTTGTTGACAACAAATGGAACACGGTTCGACCCCTTCCTAACGCGCTCGTCGTTAATATTGGAGATACTTTCATG GCATTATCAAATGGAAGGTACAAAAGTTGCTTACATAGGGCAGTGGTTAACAAGCATAAGGAGAGAAGGTCCTTAGCATTCTTTCTATGTCCTAAAGATGATAAGGTGGTGAGACCCCCTAAAGATATTATTAGCAGTGATGGGACCAAACACTATCCTGATTTTACATGGTCAGATTTGCTTGAATttactcaaaatcattacagaGCAGATGAATCTACGCTCTCAAATTTCACCAACTGGTTGCTAAGTTCCAAACCACAAATTTAA
- the LOC123909381 gene encoding rho GTPase-activating protein gacZ, translating to MGSCISKCKPNKNSLSHFNKHLQDNKLVISHQPPPTSTIPIPTPPNKISHFHPSPTSSISSFTCTTSSSNTISSASSFSSSNSSSLSSKDRSFSNEFLWSCYKENPHIITRINSLAETKPQLKKIINPSPLTKQNMPQKRVRSNSPTNLTRQKSFRKEVELPTMRPNRMSGSPSPGRRFNGSALTVNISDNCVSKRMINSPKVSVAHYSRSVNSTSIRKESGKAVISSPNNSSRRIHFSGLNLKPRETVVKDVVSSNSHNMDATIMEDIDNPLISLDCFIFL from the coding sequence ATGGGTTCATGCATTAGTAAATGCAAACCCAACAAAAATTCTCTTAGTCATTTCAACAAACACCTTCAAGACAATAAACTTGTTATCTCACATCAACCACCACCAACTTCAAcaattccaattccaacacCACCAAACAAAATCTCACATTTTCATCCATCTCCAACTTCTTCAATTTCCTCCTTCACATGCACTACTTCAAGTTCAAACACAATTTCTTCAGCTTCTTCCTTTTCAAGCTCGAATTCATCGTCTTTAAGCTCTAAAGATAGATCATTCTCCAATGAGTTTCTTTGGTCATGCTATAAAGAAAATCCACACATTATAACTCGCATTAACTCGCTCGCCGAAACTAAACCTCAACTTAAAAAGATCATAAACCCTTCACCACTAACAAAGCAGAATATGCCACAGAAAAGAGTTAGATCAAATTCACCAACAAACCTAACTAGACAAAAGAGTTTTCGAAAGGAAGTAGAATTACCAACAATGAGGCCTAATAGAATGTCCGGTTCACCTTCTCCGGGTCGTAGATTTAATGGAAGTGCTTTAACTGTTAATATCTCGGATAATTGTGTTTCGAAACGAATGATTAATAGTCCTAAGGTTAGTGTAGCTCATTATTCACGCTCCGTGAATTCGACTTcaataagaaaagaaagtggTAAAGCAGTGATCTCTAGTCCAAATAACAGTTCGCGGCGAATTCATTTTTCTGGTTTAAATTTGAAGCCAAGAGAGACTGTGGTTAAGGATGTGGTTTCTAGCAATAGTCATAATATGGATGCAACAATTATGGAAGATATTGATAATCCTCTTATCTCATTGGACTGTTTCATATTTTTGTAG